From Bordetella flabilis, the proteins below share one genomic window:
- a CDS encoding aromatic-ring-hydroxylating dioxygenase subunit beta encodes MRTQFPYAPRRIDPARAIALRQEIEEFNADYCAALDANEIESWPDFFTEDALYRVTSRENANRGLLVGLVYAEGRDMMHDRAVAISRTQMFAPRYMRHLVANTRVIDESDAGIEAQSSFLLMQTLVEGPTTLHLAGFYHDVFVRNEGRLKLKERQVIYDTEILANDLVYPV; translated from the coding sequence ATGAGAACACAATTCCCCTATGCCCCCCGCCGCATCGATCCGGCCCGCGCGATCGCGCTGCGCCAGGAGATCGAGGAGTTCAACGCCGACTATTGCGCAGCGCTGGACGCCAACGAGATAGAAAGCTGGCCGGATTTCTTCACGGAAGACGCCCTGTATCGCGTGACGTCGCGCGAAAACGCGAACCGCGGCTTGCTGGTGGGGCTGGTCTACGCAGAAGGCCGCGACATGATGCACGACCGGGCGGTGGCGATTTCCCGCACGCAGATGTTCGCGCCGCGCTACATGCGCCACCTGGTCGCGAACACGCGCGTCATTGATGAATCCGACGCGGGCATCGAAGCGCAGTCGTCCTTCCTGCTGATGCAGACGCTGGTCGAAGGGCCGACCACGCTGCACCTGGCAGGGTTCTACCACGATGTCTTCGTGCGGAACGAAGGACGGTTGAAGCTGAAGGAACGCCAGGTCATCTACGACACGGAGATCCTGGCCAACGACCTGGTGTATCCGGTATAG
- a CDS encoding PhzF family phenazine biosynthesis protein has product MKRRYVTADVFSDTPFEGNPVAVVLDAEGLSTEQMQRIAAEFCYSETTFVLPPRDPAHTAWVRIFTPSREIPFAGHPNIGTAFVLARQAADAGAALPQTLLFEEGAGLVPVRQIKEGDTVVGGELTAPEPLSRRAEVAAEKVAACLSLDPSCIRQDAHRPQVVSVGLPFLVVELASRDALRACTPNPVAYKATLPLDGAVSIYAYTRDTGADRDGPACDLQSRMFTARMTEDPATGSATGATLALLAALASAPRLSLRVRQGVDMGRPSLLLAHYDTMDGVPSVRVGGRCASAMSGTFDLAGQA; this is encoded by the coding sequence ATGAAACGCCGCTATGTGACGGCCGATGTGTTCTCCGATACCCCGTTCGAGGGCAATCCGGTCGCCGTCGTGCTCGACGCCGAAGGGCTGTCCACGGAGCAGATGCAGCGCATCGCGGCGGAATTCTGCTACAGCGAGACGACCTTCGTGCTGCCGCCGCGCGATCCCGCGCATACCGCCTGGGTGCGGATATTCACCCCATCGCGCGAAATACCCTTCGCGGGTCATCCCAACATCGGTACCGCTTTCGTCCTCGCACGGCAGGCGGCGGACGCGGGCGCCGCGTTGCCGCAGACGCTGCTTTTCGAGGAAGGCGCGGGGCTGGTCCCGGTGCGGCAGATCAAGGAGGGCGACACCGTCGTGGGCGGAGAGCTCACCGCGCCGGAGCCCTTGTCGCGGCGCGCGGAAGTGGCCGCCGAGAAGGTCGCCGCATGCCTGTCCCTGGACCCATCCTGTATCCGCCAGGACGCGCACCGCCCGCAGGTCGTCTCGGTGGGATTGCCATTCCTGGTGGTGGAGCTGGCATCGCGCGACGCGCTGCGCGCCTGCACGCCGAACCCGGTCGCCTACAAGGCGACATTGCCGCTCGATGGCGCCGTGTCGATCTACGCGTATACGCGCGATACGGGCGCCGACCGCGACGGGCCTGCATGCGACCTGCAGTCGCGGATGTTCACGGCGCGGATGACGGAGGATCCCGCCACCGGCAGCGCCACGGGCGCGACCCTCGCATTGCTGGCCGCGTTGGCATCGGCGCCGCGCCTGAGCTTGCGCGTGCGGCAGGGCGTGGACATGGGACGGCCCAGCCTGCTGCTGGCGCACTATGACACGATGGACGGCGTGCCGTCGGTGCGAGTCGGAGGCCGATGCGCCAGTGCGATGAGCGGAACCTTCGACCTGGCAGGGCAGGCATGA